In Amycolatopsis jiangsuensis, the following proteins share a genomic window:
- the sthA gene encoding Si-specific NAD(P)(+) transhydrogenase: MSEHEYDLIVIGSGPGGQKAAIAAAKLGKKVAVVDRHDMVGGVCVNTGTIPSKTLREAVLYLTGMNQRELYGASYRVKQDITIADLMARTQHVIGREVQVVRAQLLRNHVDLLPGTGSFADPHTVVVDGRHRGDRRSVTADHIVIATGTRPARPDHVDFDAARVLDSDEVLALEEIPSSLVVVGAGVIGIEYASMFAALGSRVTVVEQRDQMLGFCDPEIVESLKFQLRDLGVTFRFGEKVSNVAVSDDATVTTLVSGKRIPADAVMYSAGRQGMTGELELENAGLAADPRGRLEVDEYYRTAVPHIYAVGDVIGFPALAATSMDQGRLAAYHAFGEPANGLGALQPIGIYTIPEISYVGATEAELTSSSVPYEVGISRYRELARGQISGDSYGMLKLLVSTTDRKLLGVHVFGTGATDLVHIGQAVMGCGGTVDYLVDAVFNYPTLSEAYKVAALDATNKIRALEHFSG; this comes from the coding sequence GTGAGCGAACACGAGTACGACCTCATCGTCATCGGTTCGGGCCCGGGTGGGCAGAAGGCCGCCATCGCGGCCGCGAAGCTGGGGAAGAAAGTGGCGGTCGTCGACCGGCACGACATGGTGGGCGGGGTGTGCGTCAACACCGGCACGATCCCGTCCAAGACCCTGCGCGAAGCGGTGCTCTACCTGACCGGGATGAACCAGCGGGAACTGTACGGCGCCAGTTACCGGGTCAAACAGGACATCACCATCGCCGATCTGATGGCCCGCACCCAGCACGTGATCGGCCGGGAGGTGCAGGTGGTGCGCGCCCAGCTGCTGCGCAACCACGTGGACCTGCTGCCGGGCACCGGATCGTTCGCCGATCCGCACACCGTCGTGGTGGACGGACGGCATCGCGGCGACCGGCGCTCGGTCACCGCCGATCACATCGTCATCGCCACCGGCACCCGCCCGGCGCGGCCGGACCACGTCGACTTCGACGCGGCCCGCGTGCTCGACTCGGACGAGGTGCTGGCGCTGGAGGAGATCCCGTCGTCGCTGGTGGTGGTCGGCGCCGGCGTGATCGGCATCGAGTACGCGTCGATGTTCGCCGCGCTCGGTTCGCGGGTCACCGTGGTGGAGCAGCGGGACCAGATGCTCGGCTTCTGCGATCCGGAGATCGTGGAATCGCTGAAGTTCCAGCTGCGGGACCTCGGCGTCACGTTCCGTTTCGGCGAGAAGGTGTCGAACGTGGCGGTGTCCGACGACGCCACGGTGACCACCCTGGTCAGCGGCAAGCGGATCCCGGCGGACGCGGTGATGTACTCGGCGGGCCGCCAGGGCATGACCGGCGAACTGGAGCTGGAGAACGCGGGCCTCGCCGCCGATCCCCGCGGCCGCCTGGAGGTCGACGAGTACTACCGCACCGCGGTGCCGCACATCTACGCGGTCGGCGATGTGATCGGGTTCCCCGCGCTCGCCGCGACGTCGATGGACCAGGGCCGGCTGGCCGCGTACCACGCGTTCGGCGAACCGGCCAACGGGTTGGGGGCGCTGCAGCCGATCGGCATCTACACCATCCCGGAGATCTCCTACGTCGGTGCCACCGAAGCCGAGCTGACCTCGTCGTCGGTGCCCTACGAGGTGGGCATCTCGCGATACCGGGAGCTGGCCCGCGGGCAGATCAGCGGGGACAGCTACGGAATGCTCAAGCTGCTGGTGTCCACCACGGACCGGAAGCTGCTGGGGGTGCACGTGTTCGGCACCGGTGCGACCGACCTCGTGCACATCGGCCAGGCGGTGATGGGCTGCGGCGGCACGGTGGACTACCTGGTCGACGCCGTCTTCAACTACCCCACCCTGTCCGAGGCGTACAAAGTCGCCGCGCTCGACGCAACGAACAAGATCCGCGCGCTCGAACACTTCTCCGGCTGA
- a CDS encoding glutamine synthetase produces the protein MTLFDRPVGARSLAERAVAGSAAAEVLRRVLAEEDTRLLLLVPDPHARFAAVELAAPFAAEVVDTGYGLCGYVFAWTPGRDPLPDGGPVRRYLGGFGDLPIRVDAATAFPLGERTWAVVGDAEFPSGEPAGLAPRTVLRRQLAELEERGLVPSIGIEHEVVFRAADGRPLTGHGVDYAVGGTEALAPLLADLRSASAGLGVESARAECHPGQYEVVLRHRDALAACDDALLLQLLTRRVTARHGVTADYLAAPEPGQGSSCHVHLSLSTSDDPEALGAFLAGVLRDARALTAVWAPTWNSYVRLRTAPFSPRELRWGRDDRTCAVRLCGTPSSPRLEFRFAGADAQPHLVVAALLAAGAAGLADELSPPEAGEPVGELAASPWEALALLEEGRAAALLGEDVAAQQAALLREELDAGLGAVTDLQRRRGALRS, from the coding sequence GTGACGCTGTTCGATCGTCCCGTCGGGGCGCGGTCGCTCGCGGAGCGTGCGGTCGCCGGCAGCGCGGCCGCCGAAGTGCTGCGTCGTGTCCTCGCCGAGGAGGACACCCGGCTGCTCCTGCTCGTGCCCGACCCGCACGCACGGTTCGCCGCGGTGGAGCTGGCGGCACCGTTCGCCGCCGAGGTCGTGGACACCGGTTACGGGCTGTGCGGCTACGTGTTCGCCTGGACGCCCGGGCGGGACCCGCTACCGGACGGCGGGCCGGTGCGCCGGTATCTCGGCGGATTCGGCGACCTGCCGATCCGGGTCGACGCGGCCACGGCGTTCCCGCTCGGCGAGCGGACCTGGGCGGTGGTGGGCGACGCGGAGTTCCCGTCCGGGGAACCGGCCGGGCTCGCTCCGCGCACCGTGCTGCGGAGGCAGCTGGCGGAGCTGGAGGAACGTGGCCTCGTGCCGTCGATCGGGATCGAGCACGAGGTCGTTTTCCGTGCTGCGGACGGGAGACCGTTGACCGGGCACGGGGTGGACTACGCGGTCGGCGGTACCGAAGCGCTCGCGCCGCTGCTCGCGGACCTGCGTTCGGCGTCGGCCGGGCTCGGCGTCGAATCGGCTCGTGCGGAATGCCACCCCGGGCAGTACGAGGTGGTCCTGCGGCACCGGGACGCACTCGCCGCGTGCGACGACGCCCTGCTGCTGCAGCTGCTGACCCGCCGGGTCACGGCCCGGCACGGCGTGACGGCGGACTATCTCGCCGCGCCGGAGCCCGGTCAGGGCAGTTCCTGTCACGTGCACCTGTCCCTGTCCACTTCGGACGACCCGGAGGCGCTGGGGGCATTCCTGGCCGGAGTACTGCGCGACGCGCGGGCTCTCACCGCGGTGTGGGCACCGACGTGGAACAGCTACGTCCGGCTGCGCACCGCGCCGTTCTCCCCGCGTGAGCTGCGGTGGGGCCGGGACGACCGCACGTGCGCGGTCCGGCTTTGCGGCACGCCGTCCTCGCCCCGGTTGGAATTCCGTTTCGCGGGTGCAGATGCGCAGCCGCACCTGGTGGTAGCCGCACTGCTCGCCGCCGGTGCCGCGGGACTGGCCGACGAGCTGTCGCCACCCGAAGCGGGCGAGCCGGTCGGGGAGCTGGCCGCGTCCCCGTGGGAAGCCTTGGCGCTGCTCGAGGAGGGCCGTGCCGCCGCGTTACTGGGCGAAGACGTCGCGGCGCAGCAGGCGGCGTTGCTGCGTGAAGAACTCGACGCGGGCCTCGGCGCCGTGACCGATCTGCAACGTCGTCGGGGCGCTCTGCGTTCCTGA
- a CDS encoding IucA/IucC family protein, translating into MLGELSYEAMLVPQPAEPAGAGHRRWLLELPGGISYRFQARRGAFESWTVLPGSAVRVDGGAETPADDPRTLVADARETLGLTGLRLADVLAELTATVTNEATRLRHAPTAAQLSTMEYNLADGYLTGHPRLVLNKGRVGFSARDRARYAPESGVDVRLRWYAVHRDLAEFRSVAGLDAETLLREELDDSTWEEFAARTATLGAPGEYVWVPVHPWQADEIVGTLYAAELATGQMAELGESSDVYRPHQTVRTLANRSRPDRRDVKTAVSVRNTLVYRGLNSAATLAGPSVTEWLRRIDAADPLLSGKYRFELLGEVASVSVRHPLFGALDELPYRFHETLGALWREPLAARLGESEQAISFAALPYRDADGNSVLTGLITRSGDGAQAWLSRLFDLLLTPLLHWLLRYGVGFCPHGQNLVLVVDADGRPLRVAIKDFAQGVDLLDEDLPAYADLPPEAAADMLRWPAHLLAQSLFSSVFSGQLRFWAELLLDDLGLARADFWALVRTVVGRYREENPDVAARFDACRLLAPDVERVTLNREHFAGQGFDKVERDDEFDVRWGRVPNPLHAPDPEGAW; encoded by the coding sequence ATGCTCGGCGAGTTGTCCTACGAGGCCATGCTGGTCCCGCAGCCGGCGGAGCCGGCCGGCGCCGGGCACCGCCGGTGGCTGCTGGAGCTGCCCGGCGGGATCTCGTACCGCTTCCAGGCGCGCCGGGGCGCGTTCGAATCCTGGACCGTGCTGCCGGGCAGCGCGGTCCGCGTCGACGGCGGGGCCGAGACGCCCGCGGACGATCCGCGCACGCTCGTGGCCGACGCTCGCGAGACGCTGGGCCTCACCGGACTCCGGCTGGCCGACGTGCTCGCCGAGTTGACCGCCACGGTCACCAACGAGGCGACCCGGTTGCGCCACGCGCCGACCGCCGCCCAGCTGTCCACCATGGAGTACAACCTCGCGGACGGGTACCTCACGGGGCATCCCCGGCTCGTGCTGAACAAGGGCCGAGTCGGTTTCTCCGCCCGGGACCGTGCGCGCTACGCGCCCGAGTCAGGCGTGGACGTCCGGCTGCGCTGGTACGCCGTGCATCGCGACCTCGCCGAGTTCCGCAGCGTCGCCGGGCTGGACGCGGAAACGTTGTTGCGCGAAGAACTGGACGACTCGACGTGGGAGGAGTTCGCCGCGCGCACTGCCACGCTCGGTGCTCCGGGCGAGTACGTGTGGGTTCCGGTGCACCCGTGGCAGGCCGACGAGATCGTCGGCACGCTGTACGCGGCCGAGCTGGCCACCGGTCAGATGGCCGAGTTGGGGGAGAGTTCCGACGTCTATCGTCCACATCAGACGGTGCGAACGCTGGCCAACCGCTCGCGCCCGGATCGCCGCGACGTGAAGACCGCGGTTTCGGTCCGCAACACCCTCGTCTACCGGGGGCTGAACTCGGCCGCCACGCTCGCCGGCCCGTCGGTCACCGAGTGGTTGCGCCGGATCGACGCCGCGGATCCGCTGCTGTCCGGGAAGTACCGGTTCGAGCTGCTCGGCGAGGTGGCCAGCGTCTCGGTGCGGCACCCGCTGTTCGGCGCGCTGGACGAACTGCCCTACCGGTTCCACGAAACGCTGGGCGCGCTGTGGCGGGAACCGCTCGCGGCGCGGCTCGGCGAGAGCGAGCAGGCGATCTCGTTCGCCGCTCTGCCGTATCGCGATGCCGACGGCAACTCCGTGCTGACCGGGCTCATCACCCGCTCCGGGGACGGCGCGCAGGCGTGGCTTTCGCGGCTGTTCGACCTGTTGCTCACGCCGCTGCTGCACTGGCTTCTCCGTTACGGCGTGGGGTTCTGCCCGCACGGGCAGAACCTCGTCCTCGTCGTCGACGCCGACGGGCGTCCGCTGCGGGTCGCGATCAAGGACTTCGCCCAGGGCGTCGACCTGCTGGACGAGGACCTGCCCGCGTACGCCGACCTCCCGCCGGAGGCGGCGGCGGACATGCTGCGCTGGCCGGCGCACCTGCTCGCGCAGTCGCTGTTCAGCTCGGTCTTCTCCGGGCAGCTGCGGTTCTGGGCCGAACTGCTGCTGGACGACCTGGGCCTGGCCCGCGCCGATTTCTGGGCGCTGGTGCGCACTGTCGTCGGCCGCTACCGCGAAGAGAACCCGGACGTGGCGGCGCGATTCGACGCGTGCCGCCTGCTCGCGCCGGACGTCGAACGCGTCACGCTCAACCGCGAGCACTTCGCGGGCCAGGGCTTCGACAAGGTGGAACGCGACGACGAGTTCGACGTCCGCTGGGGCCGGGTGCCGAACCCGTTGCACGCGCCCGATCCGGAGGGCGCCTGGTGA
- a CDS encoding lysine N(6)-hydroxylase/L-ornithine N(5)-oxygenase family protein: MRRFDLAGVGIGPFNLSLAALADPLDLDVVLFDARPEFRWHPGMLVDGATLQVPFLADLVSLVDPTSRHSFLNYLRERGRLLPFYFAERFHLPRAEYDDYGRWAVARLPSCRFGHEVTGLRWMPDEEAFELTVDGAEPVLATAVVLGVGTSPSVPEPLRDLLSDPDVPVLHSADYLARRAELLAAERVTVVGSGQSGAEVFLDLLRTRSTVDGLRWLARTPAFAPMEYSKLGLEQFSPDYTAFFHRLPGSVRDDLLPSQWQLYRGIDTGTIAEIHDELYRRSVGGGWPGAVLTPGVEVVAAAADPEGITLDLRHVQQGRTGTHRTSAVVAATGYAETPVAPLLDGLGETVCRDARGRLVIGADYRVQLAEPVRGSLYVQNAERHTHGPGAPDLGLGAWRAASILNSVCGKPVYDLPERTAFTTFGLDETENQ, encoded by the coding sequence GTGAGGCGTTTCGACCTCGCCGGGGTCGGGATCGGGCCGTTCAACCTTTCACTGGCCGCGCTGGCCGATCCGCTCGACCTCGACGTGGTGCTGTTCGATGCGCGCCCGGAGTTCCGCTGGCACCCGGGCATGCTCGTCGACGGCGCGACCCTGCAGGTGCCGTTCCTCGCCGACCTGGTCTCCCTCGTCGATCCGACCAGCCGCCATTCGTTCCTCAACTACCTGCGCGAACGCGGCCGCCTGCTGCCCTTCTACTTCGCCGAGCGGTTTCACCTGCCCCGCGCGGAGTACGACGACTACGGACGCTGGGCGGTCGCCCGGCTCCCGTCGTGCCGGTTCGGCCACGAGGTCACCGGATTGCGCTGGATGCCGGACGAGGAGGCGTTCGAACTCACCGTCGACGGCGCGGAACCGGTACTCGCCACGGCGGTCGTGCTCGGCGTCGGCACTTCGCCGAGCGTGCCGGAACCGTTGCGGGACTTGCTCTCCGACCCGGACGTACCGGTGCTGCACTCCGCGGACTACCTGGCCCGCCGCGCTGAACTGCTGGCCGCGGAGCGGGTGACCGTCGTCGGTTCCGGGCAGTCCGGTGCCGAGGTCTTCCTGGACCTGCTGCGTACCCGGTCCACTGTGGACGGACTGCGTTGGCTGGCGCGGACCCCGGCGTTCGCGCCGATGGAGTACTCGAAGCTCGGCCTGGAGCAGTTCTCCCCGGACTACACGGCGTTCTTCCACCGGCTGCCCGGTTCCGTGCGAGACGACCTGCTGCCCTCGCAGTGGCAGCTCTACCGCGGGATCGACACCGGGACCATCGCCGAGATCCACGACGAGCTGTACCGTCGGAGCGTCGGCGGCGGCTGGCCGGGAGCTGTGCTCACCCCGGGAGTCGAAGTGGTCGCCGCGGCCGCCGATCCCGAGGGCATCACGCTGGACTTGCGGCATGTACAGCAAGGACGGACCGGCACCCACCGGACGTCCGCGGTGGTCGCCGCCACGGGGTACGCCGAAACACCGGTCGCGCCACTGCTCGACGGGCTGGGCGAAACCGTGTGCCGGGACGCGCGGGGCCGGCTCGTGATCGGCGCCGACTACCGCGTTCAGCTGGCCGAGCCGGTGCGCGGATCGCTGTACGTGCAGAACGCCGAGCGTCACACCCACGGCCCCGGCGCGCCGGATCTCGGGCTCGGTGCCTGGCGTGCTGCCTCGATCCTCAACTCCGTGTGCGGAAAACCGGTGTACGACCTGCCGGAGCGCACCGCCTTCACCACATTCGGCCTGGACGAAACGGAGAACCAGTGA
- a CDS encoding pyridoxal phosphate-dependent decarboxylase family protein, producing MAPDGSGAAMPASGLPSPRPESSAPATGAGLPLRGVGAERALEELSTLLAAGAADPADPACAAHLHCPPLAVAVAADVVASALNPSVDSWDQAPVAGELERQFTAGIARLCYPSAERPDAVVTSGGTESNLLGLLLARERSGTAIRPVCGENSHHSVARAAWLLGLPAPVVVACADDRMLPAALADALTALDGPAVVVATAGTTNTGRIDPLPEIAEICRRAGARLHVDAAYGGLALCSPALSGRVAGLELADSVALDLHKFGWQPVAAGLFATREAADLGALTVRAEYLNADDDTEAGLPDVLGRSLRTSRRPDAFRMAVTVRALGVRGLGALVEHCCATASAVHELVTGHPALRSWGPPELSTVVFRPREADELPGPAGDELVARVRRTLLEEGTAVIGRGLLPTGPDGSPQRWLKLTLLHPHATVAEYRPILDAVAAAAANSVAVRESPVAS from the coding sequence GTGGCCCCGGACGGCTCCGGTGCGGCGATGCCGGCTTCCGGGCTGCCATCCCCGCGCCCCGAAAGCTCCGCGCCGGCGACCGGCGCCGGGCTGCCGTTGCGAGGGGTCGGCGCCGAGCGGGCGCTCGAAGAGCTGAGCACCCTGCTTGCCGCGGGCGCGGCCGATCCCGCCGATCCGGCCTGCGCCGCGCACCTGCACTGTCCGCCGCTCGCCGTGGCGGTCGCCGCGGACGTGGTGGCGTCCGCGCTCAACCCGTCGGTGGATTCGTGGGACCAGGCACCCGTCGCGGGCGAGCTGGAGCGGCAGTTCACCGCCGGGATCGCCCGGCTGTGTTACCCCTCGGCCGAGCGTCCGGACGCGGTCGTCACCTCCGGGGGTACCGAGTCGAACCTGCTCGGCCTCCTGCTGGCCCGGGAGCGTTCCGGCACCGCGATCCGTCCCGTGTGCGGCGAGAACTCCCACCACAGCGTCGCCCGCGCGGCCTGGCTGCTGGGGCTTCCCGCGCCGGTCGTGGTGGCGTGCGCGGACGACCGGATGCTGCCCGCGGCGCTGGCCGACGCGCTGACCGCGCTCGACGGACCGGCGGTGGTCGTCGCGACCGCGGGGACGACCAACACCGGACGGATCGACCCGCTGCCGGAGATCGCCGAGATCTGCCGCCGCGCCGGGGCTCGGCTGCACGTCGACGCGGCCTACGGAGGCCTGGCCTTGTGCAGTCCCGCTCTGTCCGGCCGGGTCGCCGGACTGGAGCTGGCCGATTCGGTCGCCCTCGACCTGCACAAATTCGGCTGGCAGCCGGTCGCCGCGGGATTGTTCGCCACGCGTGAAGCGGCCGATCTCGGCGCGCTCACCGTGCGCGCCGAGTACCTCAACGCCGACGACGACACCGAAGCCGGCCTGCCCGATGTGCTCGGGCGTTCGCTGCGCACGTCCCGCCGACCGGACGCGTTCCGGATGGCGGTCACGGTACGCGCGCTCGGCGTACGGGGGCTCGGCGCGCTCGTGGAACACTGCTGTGCCACCGCTTCCGCCGTCCACGAACTGGTGACCGGCCACCCGGCGCTGCGCTCATGGGGCCCGCCGGAACTGTCCACAGTGGTCTTCCGTCCGCGGGAAGCGGACGAGCTGCCCGGGCCCGCCGGAGACGAGCTGGTCGCGCGGGTGCGCCGGACGCTGCTGGAGGAGGGCACCGCGGTGATCGGCCGCGGACTGCTGCCCACCGGACCGGACGGCAGCCCGCAGCGGTGGCTGAAGCTCACCCTCCTGCACCCGCACGCGACCGTCGCCGAGTACCGCCCGATCCTCGACGCGGTGGCCGCGGCCGCGGCGAATTCCGTGGCAGTGCGGGAAAGCCCGGTCGCCTCGTGA
- a CDS encoding LLM class F420-dependent oxidoreductase produces the protein MTNRWGLTIPLTGVPLTEHRALVEQLPDLGYTDVWSAETAGTDAFTPLVLASQWAPQLRLGTAIVPVYTRGPGLLAMSASTLAELAPGRFVLGIGASSPVIVESWNSAEFAEPFKRSRDALRFLRSALAGEKVTESYDTFSVSKFRLERAADPAPSIMLAALRPGMLRLAAKEADGAITNWLAAADVPKVREVVGPDVELAARIFVCPTEDVAAARALGRMLISSYLTVPVYAAFHEWLGRGEQLRPMHEAWAAGERKKANEVIPDEVVDALVVHGSVDSCREQVQSYVDNGLTTPVLAVLPTGGDVFDQVRGLAPRR, from the coding sequence ATGACGAACCGCTGGGGCCTCACCATCCCGCTGACGGGAGTGCCGCTGACCGAGCACCGCGCACTGGTCGAGCAGCTGCCGGACCTCGGTTACACCGACGTGTGGAGCGCGGAAACCGCGGGCACCGACGCGTTCACGCCGCTCGTCCTGGCCTCGCAGTGGGCACCGCAGCTGCGGCTGGGCACCGCGATCGTGCCGGTCTACACGCGGGGTCCGGGACTGCTCGCGATGAGCGCGTCCACGCTCGCCGAGCTCGCGCCAGGGCGGTTCGTGCTGGGCATCGGCGCGTCGTCGCCGGTGATCGTGGAAAGCTGGAACTCCGCGGAGTTCGCCGAACCGTTCAAGCGGTCGCGGGACGCCCTGCGGTTCCTGCGTTCGGCACTGGCCGGGGAGAAGGTGACCGAGTCCTACGACACGTTCTCGGTCTCGAAGTTCCGCCTCGAGCGCGCCGCCGATCCCGCGCCGTCGATCATGCTGGCCGCACTGCGCCCGGGCATGCTGCGGCTGGCCGCGAAGGAGGCGGACGGGGCGATCACCAACTGGCTGGCCGCCGCGGACGTGCCGAAGGTGCGGGAGGTCGTGGGCCCGGACGTGGAGCTGGCCGCGCGGATCTTCGTGTGCCCGACCGAGGACGTCGCGGCCGCGCGGGCACTGGGACGGATGCTGATCTCGTCGTACCTGACCGTGCCGGTGTACGCGGCCTTCCACGAATGGCTCGGCCGCGGCGAGCAGCTCCGGCCGATGCACGAGGCGTGGGCCGCGGGTGAGCGCAAGAAGGCGAACGAGGTGATCCCGGACGAGGTCGTGGACGCGCTGGTCGTGCACGGCAGCGTGGACTCCTGCCGTGAGCAGGTTCAGTCCTATGTGGACAATGGGCTGACCACGCCGGTGCTCGCGGTCCTGCCCACCGGCGGCGACGTGTTCGACCAGGTGCGGGGGCTCGCCCCGCGGCGGTGA
- a CDS encoding prolyl oligopeptidase family serine peptidase, with translation MPAVTDSALDDVPFLRRQARTQRFTLGAPKQFRVAPDGSRVLFLRSASGTDPRHSLWSLELDSGQETMLVDAAELLPGDEDLPPEERARRERARETGGGVVAFDVDDAFTVVTFTLSGKLYTLDPGTGATRMLVDGSVVDPRPNPSGTHVAYVRDRRLRVIELATGEDRALVEESGDDVAWGLAEFIAAEEMDRTRGYWWSPDGRSLLVERSDRGPVPRWTIGDPANPQQPANVVAYPSAGSPNAEVSLAVLGLDGSRVAVARPEGEHRGWEYLVTVHWSAGGPPLLAVQPRDQKKLTVLAVDPADGSVREVHTETDEQWVEIVQGVPAWTTDGKLVVESAADGDHRLVVNGKPVTPPGTQLRAVLHVGDEILFTASESDPTQVHVYRTEGGGVRRLSTEDGVHIGAGSAELTVLTAWSLAYSGPRVSVLRDGEPVAAIGSSTVDPEIVPNLTWLTLGERGLRAALLLPRGYEPGEGKLPVLLDPYGGPHAQRVLQSRNAFLTPQWLADQGFAVLVADGRGSPGRGPAWEKEIAGKLADVTLADQVDALHAAAEAHPELDLERVAIRGWSYGGYLSALAVLRRPDVFHAAVAGAPVTDWSLYDTHYTERYLGTPQDEPESYRHNSLIAGAGSLSRALMIVHGLADDNVFPAHSLRLSSALLAAGRGHVFLPLAGATHMSPQAEEVAENLMRTQIGWILRELSGDRKEQQP, from the coding sequence GTGCCAGCCGTGACCGATTCCGCTCTTGATGACGTTCCCTTCCTCCGCCGCCAGGCCCGTACCCAGCGCTTCACCCTCGGTGCGCCCAAGCAGTTCCGGGTCGCTCCGGACGGCTCCCGGGTGCTGTTCCTGCGCAGTGCTTCGGGCACTGATCCGCGGCACAGTCTGTGGTCGCTCGAACTCGACAGCGGCCAGGAGACGATGCTGGTCGACGCGGCCGAGCTGCTGCCCGGCGACGAGGACCTGCCGCCGGAGGAGCGGGCGCGGCGCGAGCGGGCCAGGGAAACCGGCGGTGGGGTGGTCGCCTTCGACGTGGACGACGCGTTCACCGTCGTCACCTTCACGTTGTCGGGCAAGCTCTACACCCTCGACCCGGGCACCGGCGCCACCCGGATGCTCGTGGACGGCTCCGTCGTCGACCCGCGGCCGAACCCGTCCGGCACGCACGTCGCGTACGTGCGCGACCGGCGCCTGCGGGTGATCGAGCTGGCGACCGGCGAGGACCGGGCGCTGGTCGAGGAAAGCGGCGACGATGTCGCGTGGGGGCTCGCCGAGTTCATCGCCGCCGAGGAGATGGACCGCACGCGGGGGTACTGGTGGTCGCCGGACGGGCGGAGCCTGCTCGTCGAGCGGTCCGACCGCGGGCCGGTGCCCCGCTGGACGATCGGGGACCCGGCGAACCCGCAGCAGCCGGCGAACGTGGTGGCCTACCCGTCGGCGGGCTCGCCGAACGCCGAGGTGTCGCTCGCCGTGCTCGGTCTCGACGGCAGCCGGGTCGCGGTGGCCCGCCCGGAGGGAGAACACCGCGGCTGGGAGTACCTCGTCACCGTGCACTGGTCGGCCGGCGGCCCTCCGCTGCTGGCGGTGCAGCCACGGGACCAGAAGAAGCTGACGGTGCTGGCGGTGGACCCGGCCGACGGCTCGGTGCGCGAGGTGCACACCGAAACCGACGAACAGTGGGTGGAGATCGTCCAGGGCGTGCCCGCGTGGACCACGGACGGAAAGCTGGTCGTGGAGAGCGCCGCGGACGGCGACCACCGGCTCGTCGTCAACGGCAAGCCGGTGACGCCGCCGGGCACGCAGCTGCGTGCGGTGCTCCACGTGGGCGACGAGATCCTTTTCACCGCCTCGGAATCCGACCCGACCCAGGTGCACGTCTACCGGACCGAGGGCGGCGGCGTCCGCCGGCTGTCCACTGAGGACGGTGTGCACATCGGAGCGGGCAGCGCGGAGCTGACCGTGCTGACCGCGTGGAGCCTCGCCTACAGCGGGCCACGGGTGAGCGTGCTGCGTGACGGCGAACCGGTGGCAGCCATCGGGTCGTCCACTGTGGACCCGGAGATCGTGCCGAACCTGACGTGGCTCACGCTCGGCGAACGTGGCCTGCGTGCGGCGCTGCTGCTGCCGCGCGGGTACGAGCCGGGCGAAGGCAAGCTGCCGGTGCTGCTCGATCCGTACGGCGGCCCGCACGCGCAGCGGGTTCTCCAGAGCCGCAACGCCTTCCTCACCCCGCAGTGGCTGGCCGACCAGGGTTTCGCGGTGCTGGTCGCCGACGGGCGTGGATCGCCGGGACGGGGACCGGCGTGGGAGAAGGAAATCGCCGGGAAGCTCGCCGACGTGACGCTGGCCGACCAGGTCGACGCGCTGCACGCGGCCGCCGAGGCGCATCCGGAGCTGGATCTGGAGCGGGTCGCGATCCGCGGCTGGTCCTACGGCGGGTATCTGTCCGCGCTCGCGGTGCTCCGCCGTCCGGACGTGTTCCACGCCGCGGTCGCCGGCGCGCCGGTCACCGACTGGTCGCTCTACGACACCCACTACACCGAGCGTTATCTGGGCACGCCGCAGGACGAACCCGAGAGCTACCGGCACAATTCGCTCATCGCCGGCGCCGGATCGTTGTCCCGCGCGCTGATGATCGTGCACGGGCTGGCCGACGACAACGTGTTCCCCGCGCATTCGCTGCGGCTGTCCTCGGCGCTGCTGGCCGCCGGCCGCGGGCACGTGTTCCTGCCGCTGGCCGGCGCCACCCACATGAGCCCGCAGGCCGAGGAAGTCGCGGAAAACCTGATGCGTACCCAGATCGGCTGGATCCTGCGCGAGCTGTCCGGCGACCGGAAGGAGCAGCAGCCATGA